Within Cucumis melo cultivar AY chromosome 4, USDA_Cmelo_AY_1.0, whole genome shotgun sequence, the genomic segment TCTTGTTGGTGATTAATTTAACTTCTTATAGACTTTGTGATTAAATTATTGTTGAACTCTGTGCACTTGAGTTATGTTGTGAAATTAGTGGTAAAAAACAATGTTATCGTATATGAAATATTACGATTTGTAATCTTGTAGATAAGCTAATTATGAGGCTAGACTTTAGACATTTCTTACTTATTCAAACATTTTGTGCATATACTATTCATTGTACACAAGCTGATTATTCAATAACGAATACAAGATTtcaaaaaaaaactttcttcTCCGTATGTATGATGCAAAAATATTATAACATGATGCATAAATGGAGCAAGAAAGGATAGTGTTTTTACCTCAAAATCCCAATCTCCATACAAGTTTGGATCCTTTTCGTTGCCCCAAACATAAGCATAAGCTAATAGCTTCTCCAAACCGTCCTGCAAAAAATCATCAACCGCTCAACTAAACGATTCTGAAAGCAGAGGGAAGAAGAAAACAACATACACTATCATATATAATTTAAGTCCCTATTTTATAACGATCTTGCTTTTTAAATTTCTACATGTTTCCACCTAATTTTGAAATTATGGTTTTGCATATTTGTGGCTAAGACGCTTGAATTCCagtcaaattctaaaaactaaaacaagttaattaaattattagaaaatatatatcaaaagaTAGAAGCTTTATGGATGGAAGTAAAAATCATAAGCTTATTTTTAAAATCCAAGGCGCCTAAATGATAAACACTCACAATAATCGCCAATGTTTATCAAGTTTTTCATTAACTTCTGAGTAATTTGTTGCTACTAATATGTATGAATAACAACTTGAAAAAACAGATAACAGAAATTAGTATTTTTTAGTAGTCTGTACTCGATTGTGAAGGTACAGAATACTTGACAATCAAACACAATCGAGCACCAAGATAAGCAAATACTTAACCATTAAGGAGACCTCAACTGTAATCCTCTTGTATTCAACAGCCTCAAATGCGTCTAAAATATCCATTTCGAAGTCTTTGATGCCTGAAAGAATCTGCAGAGTAAGGGATAGTTGAACGTGAAAATATAAAGCGACATGGAAAAAAATTCAGGTTCATTACTAGTCGCCCGTGGCTAAATTCAACGAGCACAGTATTACAAACCTTGCCAGATACTTTCTTGCTATCAACAGGTATGATCGCTGGATAAACTCTTCTTTTAATGCTTAATCTTTGACTGCAAATTCTCATGCAAATTACAGAGTTCAATCATATCAAGAACTTGGGAATACAAGCAAGGCCTAGAAGAATGCTTTTAATCCTTCCTAGTCAAAATGTTAATCTATTAAACCAAGAATCAAAACCTTAAAAATTAGAACAATCAAATAGATGCAATAACAGTTTGCAATAGTTATTTGGTATCTAGACAGAGAAAGAACATTAGTTCTAGTAAACCATAAGATGGATGCAGTGAATCAAATTCTCCTCTAGGAAACCAACATGAATTAGACTACAAAGATGCACAAATTTAGCTTCAAAGCTATccaaagggaagaaaataaCAGTTAATAAAATCACAAGAAGCATACCAATTTGCTTACAATACTTGATAGAAGATCAACGTCCACAAACTTCTACAGAGACAAATTAAACAAGGATACAGCATGAATCCGAGTAAGATTAATTAGACCGAGTGAAATTCTCCTTCAGGAAATCAGCACGAATTAGCATCATCAATGCGACTTTAGCCTTGAGTTGAttgcaaaagaagaaaataacagCACGATTTGCAAAGTAAAGAGCCGAGAGTAGAAGAGTATTTCTCATCATAATCCTTTCTCGCATAACGCTAATGTTAAACTAAGCAACAAAACCTAGATAATCCAAAACAAGCATGACAGTTCGGCAAcaatataaaatagaaaatcaaCATCCACTTACTTATCTAAATACAAATTAAGCAGAGAAACAGCACAAATCCAAGTAAATCAAAAGATCAATAGAGTAAATCAGAATCAGAATATAACGAACAGGAATTAGGCTATGATCGATGAGAATTTTACTTCGAGTTCAACAAAATAGAAGAAGCTAAGAATGAGGATATGAGACATAAAAAGGTCAAGAGTAGGAGATGAAAATACGTACTAGCCATTGAGGAGGGCATCAGAAGATTGAGGAGTACGCTTCAAGAGGATACGAAGAACTTCATCAGCCATGAGAGAGCCGTAGACGAAGAGAGTGTGAAGATTCTGCTGCGGATGAAGAGACGCGTGAGCAACCAGAGATGCTGAATCCATTTCCCACTCAAATTGCTTATAGTTCTATAAGAAACTAACTGAAGCcactatctatatatatatacacatctaaggcttttatctcttctttcttgttattgttattaatatCAGGTTAAGTCTATGATATTGATGTTAGCCTATTTGGTTTTGTGAATTTTAAAAAGTATGTAATAGGTTTTCAACTTCACAATTTGGGTCTATGAACTTCCGATTTTCAACTTTGAGCGTTATAGGTTCTTTACttattaactattttatttttaaattttagtaaGCTACTAAACAATAGATTGAAAAAATTTATGTTTCTACTACTAAATCGTCTTATTTGAGAATTTCAGAGCAGACTTTGTAGGGAGATCTAATCCTTTTGTTGTCACACACTGACTAATAGTAAGCACCAAGCTTGAAAACTCTCAATCGCTCGCAATTTTTAGTGAGGAAGATTTGTTTTATAAGTAAAAAGTAGAGATTTTTGACTccgaaaaattaaaaattcatgAAATTCAACAAATGTTTTACGTAAAGGAAATACAcgaattataaaaaaaattattttaagtgattttttaaaaaatacaaaaaattgacaaactatttacagtttattaaacaaatcaataaaatataaaattaattatatttgatttttccaTGAAATCgaaaatattttgtcaaaagctctatttttttaccatttttcttattttcaataaGAAAACTTCTAAAAATGGTGTTACTTTCAAGATTTAAATACTTTATTGGGCTATTTTGGACTATTTCTCTTTATAAGTTTTATATCAATAACTAAATATCTTATTTGGATTAATTTTTCACTTTTTGTTGAAATGAATCAAATTTACACTTTTGTCTaacaaaatgaataaaaaaaagttaaaattaaaatccaattatTAACCTACACTTTTTTTCTCATCCATGGGttgttaattaataatattaacataCACACAATAAATCTGTCATGTTTTTCCTTCTAAAGCAAATCAACATTAAAATGATGTCGccaaaatttcattaattcGATTCTACCATAGTCTCATTTATTCAAAATTTATCGAAGATTAGAGATTTGATCCTCATTCTTAcagttgaattaaaaaaatttagggTCATTTGGATGGAGGGATTTGGAATGGGGATAAGGTTTTAGAAAATTAAGGATACCTAAAAATAATAAGTTCGAGAATAAAAGTATGTGAATTAAGTATGTTTGGTTGTACATGGAAATGTGTATGGaaacaaattattttgtatttcatttgtaaaattattcattaaaactctataaatttttaatatattaattgaTAAACAGTAAATgtaattcaaatttttttagaaaaattatttatttatcaatcaaataataatattagtaaaattattaattacCAATATTTGTAAAATGAGTAATTTGATcggataaatttgaaaaaaataaaggaaaattgtcaaaaacataacatttgacaaaatatttactttcATAGAAAAACCAAAtgtgataaaaaaaatttcttaataattttgttctatggagtgtaaataatttgtcaactttttttatttttgaaaaaacccattattaatgtatttaattaaaataaataaatatatatatatatatatatattaatttattaactCAGCATAGTAAATGCATATACTATTGTTCAAaaaagcttcaatcttcgaggatgttcttgaagttggagtcttggaagaaagcttgtatcttcatcaaagaagcttcaatctttgattgtgttcttgaagttggagtcttggaagaaagtttgtattttcaaaggagcttcagtcttcgagggtgttcttgaagttgaagcttcaatcttcagtGGTCGGAGTTTCGATCTTCGAGGTTGGTTGACTTCAGGAGTTTAGGAGGCTtttatctcttgggagaattctctctagaccttttggagtaaaaaattttcaaccccacaaatgaagagaactcctctatttatagagttcctggtgggcttttatggacttgagcctaTTCTGGTCCAttgaccatacccatgggctcaatcacatggatttgggtcatattttattggttcaatataattaatttgacccaattgtcataataacacgtgacatcattagaattgtccaatttgtctttaaatttaatttgggacacatgtcaatttttagttaatcccaaatataattattttagtaaatgacgtggcaatttgtgattggttccaaaatttcttattcaacaactataattgaaattttaaatgtcATTTTATAAACCAcacatttaatttttatataattaatttaaataatttttaaaataaaaaattatattaaaagtgaataaagaagaaaacTCGTCATTTGGACTATATAGTTCATGGAGATAAATGATGTCTAAGA encodes:
- the LOC103503731 gene encoding AIG2-like protein D isoform X6, with product MDSASLVAHASLHPQQNLHTLFVYGSLMADEVLRILLKRTPQSSDALLNGYQRLSIKRRVYPAIIPVDSKKVSGKILSGIKDFEMDILDAFEAVEYKRITDGLEKLLAYAYVWGNEKDPNLYGDWDFENNFICC
- the LOC103503731 gene encoding AIG2-like protein D isoform X2 is translated as MDSASLVAHASLHPQQNLHTLFVYGSLMADEVLRILLKRTPQSSDALLNGYQRLSIKRRVYPAIIPVDSKKVSGKILSGIKDFEMDILDAFEAVEYKRITVEDGLEKLLAYAYVWGNEKDPNLYGDWDFEEWKRDYLEAYIKRVNKFMKEFEQQTTP
- the LOC103503731 gene encoding AIG2-like protein D isoform X4, whose translation is MDSASLVAHASLHPQQNLHTLFVYGSLMADEVLRILLKRTPQSSDALLNGYQRLSIKRRVYPAIIPVDSKKVSGKILSGIKDFEMDILDAFEAVEYKRITVEVSLMDGLEKLLAYAYVWGNEKDPNLYGDWDFENNFICC
- the LOC103503731 gene encoding AIG2-like protein D isoform X5; translation: MDSASLVAHASLHPQQNLHTLFVYGSLMADEVLRILLKRTPQSSDALLNGYQRLSIKRRVYPAIIPVDSKKVSGKILSGIKDFEMDILDAFEAVEYKRITVEDGLEKLLAYAYVWGNEKDPNLYGDWDFENNFICC
- the LOC103503731 gene encoding AIG2-like protein D isoform X1; amino-acid sequence: MDSASLVAHASLHPQQNLHTLFVYGSLMADEVLRILLKRTPQSSDALLNGYQRLSIKRRVYPAIIPVDSKKVSGKILSGIKDFEMDILDAFEAVEYKRITVEVSLMDGLEKLLAYAYVWGNEKDPNLYGDWDFEEWKRDYLEAYIKRVNKFMKEFEQQTTP
- the LOC103503731 gene encoding AIG2-like protein D isoform X3 — translated: MDSASLVAHASLHPQQNLHTLFVYGSLMADEVLRILLKRTPQSSDALLNGYQRLSIKRRVYPAIIPVDSKKVSGKILSGIKDFEMDILDAFEAVEYKRITDGLEKLLAYAYVWGNEKDPNLYGDWDFEEWKRDYLEAYIKRVNKFMKEFEQQTTP